A stretch of the Chlamydia pecorum E58 genome encodes the following:
- a CDS encoding DUF1347 family protein, protein MFRYFLFCAFFLACFFSGSGLYYLCCSSRCSSSSGIWKSQALSRDQYEEISAFCQNLPSSQQHLYVQCSQGFSLQKQLKFDLAEKAFSRVADEIEDNALFKEEVMCGKIINAFFLNALDEMEARLSLFEKSEPRSIYLPLVQALYAYQKKDYSKVPELLSCWKENQAENSSFWLNTNFQVLFADFFFDHLEAHSLIETGRFCEGREILNQIVKALLKREHEWNTKAYDYTMLLLSRSYFLELISLESESVYPDYYDMISFYLKKIHILELCPYAQLLPEQEFISTVVEHLFILPKQRRASSMQILELWQHHYSQPQNQIVVEALLGNINTNLEDAVWFCEELASSSGLNCLRQALVGSLGAVLSEKVKSTQNLEAKQSLKLLQVLEPNISISKKLSLSLAALQDILLQDDKYHTKLRDYLGLWEEIQSYDIGRQQLVHHLVEGAKELWEGGGKDEKALNLLRIVLEFTNYDIECKNIVFLFVKQAYKQAMAFHAIPRLLKLGIFIKETGISPISIREEDLANFLEDAEYLFSHGEYQKSYLYCSWLSEVAPSPQVYRLLGFCLMEEQRYQEAWNCFLELPPQEKLRNLKVQKAMALCQKHLSKDLSLSYKYSRE, encoded by the coding sequence ATGTTTCGCTACTTTCTATTTTGTGCTTTTTTCCTTGCATGTTTTTTTTCCGGAAGCGGGTTGTATTATTTATGTTGTTCATCGAGGTGTTCTAGCTCATCTGGAATTTGGAAGTCCCAAGCGCTATCGCGAGACCAATATGAAGAAATTTCTGCCTTTTGTCAGAATCTTCCTTCTTCGCAACAACATCTGTACGTCCAGTGCTCTCAGGGCTTTTCTTTGCAAAAGCAACTAAAGTTTGACCTTGCAGAAAAAGCGTTCTCTCGAGTTGCTGATGAGATAGAAGACAACGCTTTGTTTAAAGAAGAGGTAATGTGCGGGAAAATCATAAACGCATTTTTTTTGAACGCTTTAGATGAGATGGAAGCGCGATTAAGCCTTTTTGAAAAAAGTGAACCACGATCTATTTACCTTCCTCTTGTCCAAGCTTTATATGCGTACCAAAAAAAAGACTACAGTAAGGTTCCTGAGCTTTTATCTTGCTGGAAGGAAAATCAAGCTGAAAACTCTTCTTTTTGGTTGAATACAAATTTTCAGGTGTTATTTGCAGATTTTTTTTTCGATCATCTTGAGGCGCACTCCTTAATAGAAACCGGAAGGTTTTGTGAGGGACGAGAGATTCTCAACCAGATTGTAAAAGCTCTATTAAAACGAGAACATGAATGGAATACAAAGGCTTACGACTACACAATGTTGTTGTTAAGTCGGAGTTATTTTTTGGAGCTAATTTCCTTAGAGTCAGAAAGTGTTTATCCAGATTACTACGATATGATTTCATTCTATTTGAAGAAAATCCATATCCTGGAACTCTGCCCCTATGCTCAATTACTTCCTGAGCAAGAGTTTATTTCTACTGTTGTCGAGCATTTATTTATACTTCCAAAGCAGCGAAGAGCCTCCTCTATGCAGATTTTAGAGTTGTGGCAACATCACTATTCCCAGCCACAGAACCAGATAGTAGTAGAAGCCTTGCTAGGAAATATCAATACAAACCTAGAAGATGCGGTATGGTTTTGTGAGGAGTTGGCCTCTTCTTCAGGTTTAAATTGCCTAAGGCAAGCTCTTGTAGGCTCTTTAGGGGCTGTGCTTTCAGAAAAAGTCAAGAGCACACAAAATCTTGAAGCAAAACAGAGCTTGAAATTACTACAAGTTCTAGAGCCGAATATTTCTATAAGCAAAAAGCTCTCTTTATCCTTAGCTGCGCTACAAGACATCCTTTTACAGGATGATAAATATCATACAAAACTTAGAGATTATTTAGGTTTGTGGGAGGAAATCCAGTCCTATGATATTGGTAGGCAACAATTGGTACACCACCTTGTAGAAGGGGCTAAGGAGCTTTGGGAAGGAGGGGGAAAAGACGAGAAGGCGTTAAATCTTTTACGTATCGTCTTAGAATTTACCAATTACGATATAGAATGTAAAAACATTGTCTTTCTTTTTGTGAAGCAAGCATATAAGCAGGCGATGGCATTTCATGCCATTCCCCGTCTTTTAAAGTTGGGAATTTTTATCAAAGAAACTGGGATTTCTCCAATTTCCATCAGAGAAGAAGATCTTGCGAATTTTCTTGAAGATGCGGAATACCTTTTTTCACATGGAGAGTACCAGAAAAGCTATCTTTACTGCTCTTGGTTATCTGAAGTGGCTCCTTCTCCCCAGGTGTATCGGTTGCTGGGCTTCTGCCTCATGGAAGAACAACGCTACCAAGAAGCTTGGAACTGCTTTTTAGAGCTTCCTCCTCAAGAAAAACTTCGTAATTTGAAAGTGCAAAAAGCAATGGCATTGTGCCAAAAACATCTATCCAAAGATCTTTCTCTCAGTTATAAATACTCTCGAGAGTAG
- a CDS encoding winged helix-turn-helix transcriptional regulator: MNKTILLVTKDHSLSLELKNLCSYDSPYHLVISPSFSMETSASVIFCEYLLLPETIFSHKFSSQSDLIVLFDLFSEESVVEVLDKGATGYLLRPLTAKVMDAVIRAFLRHNSSTHPVVPETLHFGDRTFHVLSLTIESPEGKTHLTPSEAGILKRLLMNQGQLCLRKHLLEEIKGNIKEITPRNVDVHIASLRKKLGPYGSKISTIRGIGYLFATEDSQEFLS; this comes from the coding sequence ATGAATAAAACTATCCTCTTAGTTACTAAAGATCATAGCTTGTCTCTTGAATTGAAGAATTTATGCTCTTACGACTCTCCATACCATCTTGTTATCTCCCCATCTTTTTCTATGGAGACGTCTGCCTCTGTGATTTTCTGTGAGTATCTCCTGCTTCCTGAAACCATATTTTCTCATAAATTCTCCTCCCAATCAGATCTTATTGTTTTGTTTGATCTCTTTTCAGAAGAGAGCGTAGTTGAAGTTTTGGATAAAGGAGCAACAGGATATTTATTACGTCCTTTGACAGCTAAAGTTATGGATGCGGTCATTCGTGCCTTTTTACGTCATAATTCTTCTACGCATCCCGTAGTTCCTGAAACTTTGCATTTTGGAGATCGTACATTTCATGTGCTAAGCTTAACAATAGAATCTCCTGAAGGGAAAACACACTTAACTCCTTCAGAAGCAGGAATTCTTAAAAGGCTTTTAATGAACCAAGGGCAGCTGTGCCTGAGAAAGCACCTTTTAGAAGAAATCAAAGGAAATATAAAAGAAATTACCCCAAGAAACGTTGACGTCCATATTGCATCTTTAAGGAAAAAACTCGGCCCTTATGGCTCGAAAATCTCCACAATTCGCGGAATCGGGTATCTCTTTGCTACAGAAGACTCTCAAGAATTTCTTTCATAA
- a CDS encoding FAD-dependent thymidylate synthase, producing MSRDHQLSCKQKECLSNYVTSLDSDIFALKNLPEVVKGALFSKYSRSLLSLRSLLVKEFLNSQDGEGVNPEIFDQGVQGAADFYQRVLDGYGDDSVGELGGAHVAIENVSVLAAKIIEDARIGGSPLEKSTRYVYFDQKVHGEYLYYRDPILMTSAFKDLYLDTCDFLFETYSALISKVRAYFEKLFPRAHGVPEAVYATTLRAKVLDCIRGILPASTLTNMGLYGNGRFWQTLLHKLQGHNLAEIRQIGENTLTELMKVIPSFVSRSESHHPHHQSMVQFCQNVRNQLKSLAQGITFEDQLEEQPEPRPLDVKLVYGDPDGIYKVAAGFLFPYTNQPLSTLIHKCKKMPAEDLIRVLEAGSLGREHRRHKSPRGLECAEFGFDIVADFGIYRDLQRHRILTQERQLLTTHYGYDLPEELLDTPMESTFREAMEKAYDAYCEISQEFPEEAQYVVPMAYNIRWFFHINGRALQWLCELRSQPQGHRNYRFVAINMAKEVIKFEPLYEVFFKFVDETDVDLGRLKQEMRQQLAT from the coding sequence ATGTCCAGAGATCATCAACTTTCTTGTAAACAAAAAGAGTGTTTATCGAATTACGTTACAAGTTTAGATTCTGATATTTTTGCCTTGAAGAATCTTCCTGAAGTGGTTAAGGGTGCCCTATTCTCCAAATATTCTCGGTCTCTTTTAAGTTTACGCTCTTTGTTGGTAAAAGAGTTTCTTAATAGCCAAGATGGTGAAGGGGTGAATCCTGAAATCTTTGATCAGGGAGTACAGGGAGCAGCAGATTTTTATCAAAGGGTTTTAGATGGTTATGGAGATGACTCTGTTGGAGAGTTAGGAGGAGCCCATGTTGCCATAGAGAATGTTTCAGTTTTGGCTGCTAAAATTATCGAAGATGCTCGTATAGGAGGATCCCCCTTAGAAAAGTCCACAAGATACGTGTATTTTGATCAAAAGGTTCATGGAGAGTATTTATATTACCGAGACCCAATTTTGATGACCTCAGCCTTTAAAGACCTGTATTTGGACACCTGTGATTTTCTATTCGAAACGTATTCTGCTCTTATTTCTAAAGTGCGAGCATATTTTGAAAAGCTGTTTCCTCGAGCTCATGGAGTTCCAGAAGCAGTATATGCTACGACTCTACGCGCAAAAGTTTTGGATTGCATCCGAGGCATTCTTCCTGCTTCTACTTTGACAAATATGGGGCTTTATGGAAACGGAAGATTTTGGCAGACGCTTCTACATAAACTTCAGGGGCATAACCTAGCTGAGATACGACAGATAGGAGAAAATACATTAACAGAACTTATGAAAGTTATTCCCTCTTTCGTTTCTCGATCCGAATCTCACCATCCTCACCATCAATCTATGGTACAATTCTGTCAGAACGTTAGAAATCAACTAAAAAGTTTAGCCCAAGGGATCACTTTCGAGGATCAGTTGGAAGAACAGCCAGAACCAAGACCCCTGGATGTCAAGTTGGTATATGGAGACCCTGATGGGATTTACAAAGTTGCTGCAGGGTTTTTATTTCCCTACACCAATCAACCACTGTCTACGTTGATTCATAAATGCAAGAAAATGCCAGCAGAAGATCTTATAAGAGTACTAGAGGCTGGAAGTTTAGGAAGAGAGCACCGTAGACACAAGTCCCCAAGGGGATTAGAGTGTGCAGAGTTTGGTTTTGATATTGTTGCGGACTTTGGCATCTATCGAGATTTACAACGCCACCGTATTCTCACACAGGAAAGACAGCTTCTTACTACTCATTATGGCTACGATCTTCCTGAGGAACTTCTAGATACTCCCATGGAGTCAACGTTTCGAGAAGCCATGGAAAAAGCCTATGATGCATATTGTGAGATTTCTCAAGAGTTCCCCGAAGAGGCGCAATATGTGGTTCCTATGGCGTATAATATTCGTTGGTTTTTCCATATCAATGGTCGCGCTCTTCAATGGCTCTGTGAGCTTCGCTCACAGCCTCAGGGACACCGCAACTATAGATTCGTCGCAATCAATATGGCAAAAGAGGTGATAAAGTTTGAACCTCTATACGAAGTCTTCTTTAAATTTGTTGATGAGACTGATGTAGATTTGGGTAGGTTAAAGCAAGAAATGCGCCAGCAATTAGCTACATAG
- the nqrA gene encoding NADH:ubiquinone reductase (Na(+)-transporting) subunit A produces the protein MKIVISQGLDLSLQGSPKESGVYSKILPDSVSVDLRPYEALPLKVMVHPGDEVLPGTPIAEYKNFPGTCITSHIEGTVTEIRRGEKRVLLDVLIKPTKPQSDPQKDAPSYDLYALSQRELLDLFKREGLFALFKQRPLDIPALPTQTPRDVFINLADNRPFVPTPEKHLKIFPSKEIGFFTFTTGVRAIAKLFGLHPHIVFRDHTPLPTHDLTPFAHLHTITGPFPSGSPSVHIQNIAPIIHEKDLVFTISFSEVLSIGHFFLKGCVQREQILALAGTGLTPEFRKHVITTKGSSFSSLFSSNNIEKNSSLISGDPLTGRLCQEDHPHLGARDHTIAVLNNPTQRLPFSFLRLGLHKITFTRTYLSGFFKRKRAFINPNTSLHGETRPIIDTEIYNSVMPMRIPVVPLIKALITKNFDLACELGFLEICPEDFALPTLIDPSKTEMFSIVKEALTTYAKESGIFSQHEVL, from the coding sequence ATGAAAATAGTTATATCTCAGGGATTAGACTTATCTTTACAGGGATCTCCTAAAGAATCTGGGGTTTATAGCAAAATCCTCCCAGATTCTGTAAGTGTAGATCTCCGTCCCTATGAGGCCCTGCCCCTAAAAGTTATGGTTCATCCTGGAGATGAAGTTCTCCCTGGAACACCAATAGCAGAGTATAAAAACTTCCCAGGAACATGTATCACCTCTCATATTGAAGGCACAGTCACAGAAATTAGACGAGGGGAAAAGCGAGTACTTCTAGATGTTTTAATAAAGCCAACAAAACCACAGTCTGATCCCCAAAAAGATGCTCCTTCTTATGATCTATATGCCCTTTCTCAAAGAGAACTTTTAGATCTCTTTAAACGAGAAGGATTGTTTGCTCTATTTAAGCAGCGCCCTTTAGATATCCCAGCGCTCCCCACACAAACCCCTCGAGATGTGTTCATTAATCTCGCAGATAACCGTCCCTTTGTTCCCACTCCAGAAAAACACCTAAAAATATTCCCTTCTAAAGAAATAGGATTCTTTACCTTTACCACTGGAGTGCGCGCAATTGCCAAACTCTTCGGCTTACACCCCCATATTGTTTTTAGAGACCACACGCCACTTCCCACTCATGATTTAACCCCTTTCGCTCATCTACACACGATCACAGGTCCCTTCCCTTCAGGATCTCCATCGGTACACATCCAAAACATTGCTCCCATCATTCATGAAAAAGATCTTGTATTTACTATTTCCTTCTCGGAGGTCTTATCTATTGGCCATTTCTTCCTTAAGGGGTGTGTCCAAAGAGAACAAATCCTCGCTCTAGCAGGAACAGGACTTACTCCAGAGTTCCGCAAACATGTCATCACAACAAAAGGCTCTTCTTTCTCTAGTCTATTTAGCTCTAACAATATAGAGAAAAACTCCTCTTTAATTTCTGGAGATCCTCTAACAGGAAGGCTATGTCAGGAAGATCATCCCCATCTAGGAGCCAGGGATCACACTATAGCAGTACTAAACAACCCAACGCAAAGACTCCCCTTTAGCTTTTTAAGGCTGGGTTTGCATAAAATTACTTTTACAAGAACTTACCTTTCAGGATTCTTCAAAAGAAAACGCGCCTTCATAAACCCCAATACCAGCCTTCATGGAGAAACTCGCCCAATTATAGATACGGAAATCTACAACTCCGTCATGCCTATGCGCATTCCCGTGGTTCCTCTAATCAAAGCACTCATCACAAAAAACTTTGACCTTGCATGTGAACTCGGGTTTTTGGAGATCTGCCCAGAAGATTTTGCTCTTCCCACACTTATAGACCCGTCCAAAACCGAAATGTTTTCTATTGTTAAAGAAGCGCTTACAACTTACGCTAAAGAATCTGGGATCTTTTCTCAACATGAGGTTCTCTGA
- the hemB gene encoding porphobilinogen synthase encodes MRILDLPRRPRRNRKTAAIRELVAETALLPQDFICPFFIKDGNNVQEEVPSLPGVYRWSIDLLLKEIERLCRYGLRAVMLFPVVPSELKDAYGSYSSNPKNILCRGISQVKKRFPDLCVISDIALDPYTTHGHDGILSSEGEILNDESVHILGNIATLHAEMGADIVAPSDMMDGRIAYIRSKLDQVGFVQTLILSYSVKYASSLYHPFRDALSSHAQGDKQSYQMNPKNVLEALLESSLDEKEGADMLMVKPAGLYLDVLFRVRSQSKLPIVAYQVSGEYAMILAASHRGWVQKDAVLMEALVGIKRAGADMIVSYATPKVLKHLYEEREFFREPHVEKRSQIL; translated from the coding sequence ATGCGCATTTTAGATCTCCCCCGAAGACCCAGAAGAAACAGGAAAACCGCAGCAATACGAGAGCTTGTAGCTGAAACTGCTCTTTTGCCTCAGGATTTTATTTGTCCATTTTTCATTAAGGATGGAAACAATGTTCAGGAAGAAGTTCCCAGTTTGCCTGGAGTATATCGATGGAGCATTGATCTCCTTTTAAAAGAAATAGAAAGGCTTTGTAGATATGGTCTTAGAGCTGTGATGCTGTTTCCTGTAGTTCCTAGCGAGCTTAAGGATGCCTACGGTTCTTATTCTTCAAATCCTAAAAATATTTTGTGTCGTGGGATCAGCCAGGTTAAAAAAAGGTTCCCAGATCTTTGTGTAATTAGTGATATCGCTTTAGATCCATATACTACTCATGGACATGATGGTATACTCTCGTCAGAGGGAGAGATCCTTAATGACGAGAGTGTGCATATTTTGGGAAATATTGCTACTTTGCATGCAGAGATGGGAGCGGATATAGTGGCTCCTAGCGATATGATGGACGGAAGAATTGCCTACATTCGCTCTAAGTTAGATCAAGTGGGATTTGTGCAGACCTTAATTCTTTCGTATAGTGTGAAGTATGCTTCTTCTTTATATCATCCTTTTCGAGATGCGCTGTCTTCTCATGCTCAGGGAGATAAACAGAGCTATCAGATGAACCCCAAAAATGTTTTAGAGGCTTTGTTAGAGAGCTCTTTAGACGAGAAGGAAGGTGCAGATATGTTAATGGTAAAGCCTGCAGGGCTTTATTTAGATGTGCTCTTTCGTGTGAGAAGTCAGTCAAAGCTTCCTATAGTTGCTTATCAAGTCAGTGGAGAATACGCCATGATTTTAGCCGCATCACATAGGGGGTGGGTGCAAAAAGATGCGGTTCTTATGGAGGCTTTAGTTGGCATCAAACGCGCGGGCGCGGACATGATTGTTAGCTATGCTACACCCAAGGTTTTAAAGCATCTTTATGAAGAACGAGAGTTCTTCAGAGAACCTCATGTTGAGAAAAGATCCCAGATTCTTTAG
- a CDS encoding LpxA family transferase has translation MNCLASSFFSPEDFLFPELISKSIYTWEILSLMEEFLTTYCFSGIHGTVEPGVFLKNESQIEIAENAYVESGAYLIGPCIIGPYTQIRHGAYLRGGVITSNHCILGHCTEAKNVYLGNHAKAAHFAYLGDSVLGAGVNLGAGVRCANFRLDGKNITVRSESLKIDTQRRKLGGFLGKNASVGCNTVINPGHHIPAYSMIGPGKTI, from the coding sequence ATGAACTGCCTGGCTTCTTCTTTTTTTTCCCCCGAAGATTTTCTTTTTCCTGAGCTCATCTCCAAGTCTATCTACACTTGGGAGATTTTATCTTTAATGGAAGAGTTTCTAACTACGTATTGCTTTTCTGGAATTCATGGGACTGTAGAGCCCGGAGTATTTTTAAAAAATGAAAGTCAAATAGAAATTGCAGAAAATGCATATGTAGAATCTGGGGCATATCTTATAGGTCCCTGCATTATTGGTCCCTATACCCAGATCCGTCATGGAGCTTACCTACGTGGGGGAGTCATTACCAGCAATCATTGTATTTTAGGACACTGTACAGAAGCAAAAAATGTGTACCTTGGAAACCATGCTAAAGCTGCACATTTTGCCTATTTAGGAGATTCTGTTCTCGGTGCAGGAGTAAATCTTGGTGCAGGAGTGCGTTGTGCAAACTTCCGTCTAGATGGGAAAAATATCACAGTACGTTCAGAATCCCTAAAAATAGATACTCAACGTCGTAAGCTTGGGGGCTTTTTGGGAAAAAATGCTTCTGTAGGATGTAACACAGTGATTAATCCTGGGCACCATATTCCAGCTTACAGTATGATTGGTCCAGGAAAAACAATATAA
- a CDS encoding GreA/GreB family elongation factor, protein MDYLEKLQVFIEEEQPSNFFSLWEEYCFNDIVKGDELVQILQKVKNSFLAPLFGKIADTVLPLWEKIPEGEEKDRVLQLILDLQTSNSREFYDSALEYVNKKYLNHKNFNEALWVVGLRDGRDFQYSLSRFEFLMHLREGNFVFHHGGWGVGEVMGVSFLQQKILVEFEGVMMAKDISFETAFKTLRPLSKEHFLSRRFGDPDKFEEYAKEHPVEVIEILLRDLGPKTAKEIKDELVDLVIPEAEWGRWWQSAKAKIKKDIRITSPDSAKDPYICSPLGDSHLSQLTRKYGLAHDNNERIALLYQFVRDLHSELKKAPTREALIKMLKELPVGEDKAMEIQRDLLLSEYLGEKGFVLNGQYVASLSEDEVARFLDKIPIVALQKSFLSLVKKFSPEWKAIFLQIFLHTSSPILRESVYKALRGDEGSLEVLKQKILECVHQPMMFPGAFSWFFMKFGAHEDGIFDPRDKEMQRMFLEATLTFMYQVASTPYKELGKKLYNFLVGQRFLVIREMIENASEAFLKEFLLLSTKIPQFSSGDLSILQGLAEVVQPSLKRGRSALEEEDVFWVTSQSFSRMKEKLQSLVGKEMVDNAREIEDARALGDLRENSEYKFALERRARLQEEIRVLSEEINKAKILTKADVHTHKVGVGCRVTLEDAQGSIEYTLLGSWDADSEKNILSLQSKLAQMLLGKNIDERVQLQGREYRIAKIVSIFDE, encoded by the coding sequence GTGGACTATTTAGAAAAGTTGCAAGTCTTTATTGAAGAGGAGCAGCCTTCGAACTTTTTCAGCCTTTGGGAAGAGTATTGTTTTAATGATATTGTAAAAGGTGATGAGCTTGTTCAGATTCTACAAAAAGTCAAAAACTCTTTTTTAGCTCCTTTGTTTGGGAAAATCGCAGATACGGTGCTTCCCTTGTGGGAGAAGATCCCAGAAGGGGAAGAGAAAGACAGGGTTCTTCAGTTAATCTTAGATTTGCAAACTTCAAATAGTCGGGAGTTCTATGACAGTGCTTTGGAGTATGTAAACAAAAAGTACTTAAACCATAAGAACTTCAATGAAGCTCTTTGGGTTGTAGGTTTGCGTGATGGAAGAGATTTCCAATATAGCCTGAGTCGTTTTGAGTTTCTAATGCATCTGCGAGAAGGTAATTTTGTCTTTCATCATGGAGGCTGGGGTGTTGGAGAGGTTATGGGAGTTTCTTTCCTCCAACAGAAGATCTTGGTAGAGTTCGAGGGAGTAATGATGGCTAAGGACATTTCTTTCGAAACTGCCTTTAAAACGTTACGACCTTTAAGTAAAGAGCACTTCTTATCTCGAAGGTTTGGAGATCCTGATAAGTTTGAGGAGTACGCTAAAGAACATCCCGTAGAGGTGATAGAAATTTTGCTGAGGGATTTGGGCCCAAAAACCGCCAAAGAGATAAAGGATGAGCTTGTGGATTTGGTGATTCCTGAGGCTGAGTGGGGGCGTTGGTGGCAGTCTGCGAAAGCAAAGATAAAAAAAGACATCCGTATTACATCTCCGGATTCTGCGAAAGATCCGTATATATGTTCCCCTTTGGGAGATTCTCATTTGTCTCAGTTAACGCGTAAGTATGGGCTCGCCCATGATAATAATGAAAGAATCGCCCTGCTATACCAGTTTGTTCGAGATTTGCATAGTGAGTTAAAAAAGGCACCGACCAGAGAAGCATTAATCAAAATGTTAAAAGAGCTTCCTGTAGGGGAAGATAAGGCTATGGAGATCCAGAGGGATTTATTGCTCTCTGAGTATTTGGGGGAAAAAGGTTTTGTTCTTAATGGTCAATATGTGGCGTCTTTATCGGAAGATGAGGTGGCGCGTTTCTTAGACAAGATTCCCATTGTTGCTTTGCAAAAATCTTTCTTATCTTTGGTGAAGAAGTTTTCCCCTGAGTGGAAAGCGATCTTCTTGCAGATTTTTTTGCACACCTCCTCGCCAATACTTCGGGAGTCTGTATATAAGGCTTTAAGGGGAGATGAGGGGAGTCTCGAGGTTCTTAAACAGAAAATATTGGAATGTGTGCATCAGCCTATGATGTTCCCTGGAGCTTTCTCATGGTTTTTCATGAAGTTTGGAGCTCATGAAGATGGGATTTTTGATCCTCGAGATAAAGAGATGCAGAGGATGTTTTTAGAGGCTACTTTGACCTTTATGTATCAAGTGGCATCGACACCTTATAAGGAATTGGGGAAAAAGCTTTATAACTTTTTAGTAGGACAGCGTTTCCTTGTAATTCGTGAGATGATTGAAAATGCTTCAGAAGCTTTTTTGAAGGAGTTTCTTTTGCTTTCAACGAAAATCCCTCAGTTTTCTTCTGGGGATTTGAGTATTCTTCAGGGGCTTGCTGAGGTGGTTCAGCCTTCATTAAAAAGAGGAAGAAGCGCGTTAGAGGAAGAAGATGTCTTTTGGGTGACGTCGCAGAGTTTCTCTCGCATGAAGGAGAAGCTACAATCTCTTGTTGGGAAGGAGATGGTGGATAATGCTAGGGAAATCGAAGATGCTCGAGCTCTTGGGGACTTGAGAGAGAATTCGGAATATAAGTTTGCTTTGGAAAGAAGGGCGCGCCTACAGGAGGAAATCCGGGTGCTTTCAGAAGAGATAAATAAAGCGAAAATTCTGACGAAAGCAGATGTACATACGCATAAGGTGGGGGTTGGTTGTAGGGTGACTTTAGAGGATGCTCAAGGGAGTATAGAGTATACGTTACTAGGTTCCTGGGATGCAGATTCTGAAAAGAACATTCTTTCATTACAATCTAAGCTTGCACAAATGTTGTTAGGGAAAAACATAGATGAAAGAGTACAGCTTCAGGGCAGGGAATATAGGATTGCAAAGATAGTGTCTATCTTTGATGAATAG
- a CDS encoding polyprenyl synthetase family protein has protein sequence MEVFEIFDTYRPAIEAAIEESLDEFGESEKTIRAPVEYALKTGGKRIRPLLVCMLAHGIGKHCDVMDSALAVEFAHTSTLIADDLPCMDNDDERRGRPTVHKVFGEALALLASYALIPAAYSHFHKNAKKLKKQGYNPQAIDVAYDIILEVTNRNIGCAGVLGGQYDDMFFSNKGREHVQSIMVKKTGALFEIASVSGWLFGGGSPNLLPQIIEFSRHFGLLFQIKDDFLDYEKDREHIGLNYIVLFGENEALKLLETSANTCLSILETLSKYDLKDHSELEALINFMRVRFN, from the coding sequence ATGGAAGTTTTTGAAATTTTTGATACCTATCGTCCTGCGATAGAAGCTGCGATAGAAGAATCCTTAGATGAGTTTGGAGAATCCGAGAAGACAATCCGCGCTCCTGTAGAGTATGCTCTAAAAACTGGCGGGAAGCGAATTCGCCCTCTTCTTGTATGCATGCTGGCACATGGAATTGGAAAACATTGCGATGTGATGGACTCTGCTTTAGCTGTAGAGTTCGCTCATACCTCCACGCTGATCGCGGATGATTTGCCTTGTATGGACAATGATGATGAACGCCGGGGTAGACCTACTGTTCATAAAGTATTTGGTGAAGCTCTGGCATTATTAGCATCATATGCTCTCATTCCTGCAGCATATTCTCATTTTCACAAGAATGCGAAAAAACTCAAGAAACAGGGCTATAACCCTCAGGCTATAGATGTCGCCTATGATATTATTCTAGAGGTTACAAACAGAAATATCGGATGTGCTGGAGTTTTAGGTGGGCAATACGACGACATGTTTTTTTCCAATAAGGGAAGAGAACACGTTCAATCGATCATGGTAAAAAAAACTGGGGCTTTATTTGAAATCGCGAGTGTTTCCGGATGGTTATTTGGTGGGGGAAGTCCGAATCTCTTGCCTCAAATTATAGAATTCTCGCGCCATTTTGGCCTGCTTTTTCAAATCAAAGACGACTTTCTTGATTATGAAAAAGACCGCGAACACATCGGCCTGAACTATATCGTACTTTTTGGGGAAAACGAAGCGCTAAAACTGCTGGAAACCTCTGCAAATACATGCCTCAGCATCCTAGAGACTCTCTCCAAATACGACCTTAAAGATCACTCAGAACTTGAAGCTCTTATTAACTTTATGCGCGTACGCTTTAATTAA